TCGTCTCCGGCTTCGGCGGTACGTATCTGTGTCTCCGGCACGATCATGGCAGCCACTGTGCCACGCACGGGTCCGGGAGGGCAGGATGGGCCCATGCAGCGTTCAGTCACCCGCAAGCGCGTCGCCGTCACCGGTGCCTCCGGGCTCATCGGCCGGGCCCTCGTCCGCTCCCTGCGCGCCGACGGCCACGACGTCCTCCGGCTGGTCCGGCGCCCCGCCGCGACCGCCGACGAGGTCGAGTGGGACCCCAGGCGGCTGTACGTGGACGCCGCCGGACTCGTCGGGGTGGACGCCGTCGTGCACCTGGCGGGCGCCGGCGTCGGCGAGCGCCGCTGGACCGAGGCGTACAAGCGGGAGATCCGCGACAGCCGGGTCCTCGGCACGACGGCGATCGCCCAGGCGCTCGCCTCGCTCGCGGCGCCGCCGGAGGTCCTCGTCTGCGGTACGGCGGTCGGCTGGTACGGGGACACCGGCAGCCGCGCCGTCGACGAGAGCGCGCCCGCCGGGGCGGGCTTCCTGCCCTCGGTGTGCGTGGAGTGGGAGGCCGCGGCGGCCCCCGCCGAGGAGGCCGGCATCCGCGTCGCCCACGCCCGCACGGGCCTGGTGGTGGCCCGCGAGGGCGGGGCCTGGGGACGGCTCTTCCCGGTCTTCCGCGCCGGGGTCGGCGGGCGGATGGGCGACGGCCGCCAGTACTGGTCCCACATCTCCCTGCACGACGAGGTGGCCGCCCTGCGCCATCTCGTCGACACCCCGTCCCTCACGGGCCCGGTGAACCTGACGGCCCCGGAACCGGTCACCAACCGCGAGGTGACGGCCGCGATGGGCCGGGTCCTGCGGCGGCCGACGCTGTGCACGGTGCCCGCGCCCGCCCTGAGGCTGGTGCTCGGCGACTTCGCCCAGGACGTGCTGGGCAGTCAGCGGGTGCTGCCGGGGCGCCTGTTGGAGTCCGGTTTCGACTTCGCGTTCCCGACGATCGACGACGCGATCCGGGCCGCCGCCCACTGAGCCGCGCCCGCACCCCGCTCCCCGCGCTGGGGCTCGCCCGCGCGGGGGCTTCCCTGCGCGGGGAGCGCC
Above is a genomic segment from Streptomyces sp. NBC_00094 containing:
- a CDS encoding TIGR01777 family oxidoreductase; this translates as MQRSVTRKRVAVTGASGLIGRALVRSLRADGHDVLRLVRRPAATADEVEWDPRRLYVDAAGLVGVDAVVHLAGAGVGERRWTEAYKREIRDSRVLGTTAIAQALASLAAPPEVLVCGTAVGWYGDTGSRAVDESAPAGAGFLPSVCVEWEAAAAPAEEAGIRVAHARTGLVVAREGGAWGRLFPVFRAGVGGRMGDGRQYWSHISLHDEVAALRHLVDTPSLTGPVNLTAPEPVTNREVTAAMGRVLRRPTLCTVPAPALRLVLGDFAQDVLGSQRVLPGRLLESGFDFAFPTIDDAIRAAAH